From one Lolium rigidum isolate FL_2022 chromosome 4, APGP_CSIRO_Lrig_0.1, whole genome shotgun sequence genomic stretch:
- the LOC124647731 gene encoding uncharacterized protein LOC124647731, with amino-acid sequence MAPPQKKSSRQSAPTTILALSDDLLREVFLRLPSLPSLVRAALACPAFLRAVRSSPAFRRRFRDLHSPTILGAFLVDEDTPMSTFAPVRLRDRRSDPDHAAALRGLDAFLTRLPDAIDVKKDDGEDWTMSACCDGYVLLVTPQWNTKKVAVYDPLTGALHLFPGPPDEVFGGQSEYTAAEFHVIPSEADDRSFRVLCVPKEDGGKQIAILSPDTREWQISPTPWSLQDADNVKLARNGLVYWASSDQDSIPVLNTATMQFSQTGMPPTVPSCVLGETKDGNLCLARAYDDNLELLVWVLRAGVDKWRNRAFQMVDANAMDKLALNIVDECPSLNVVAIVTGVVYLTIHQNQPPNWLISFCIETRELQKLCRITTSEFCYPYIMAWPPSLLPRKTTALSS; translated from the exons ATGGCCCCGCCGCAGAAAAAGAGCTCCCGACAGTCCGCTCCTACCACCATACTCGCCCTCAGCGACGACCTCCTGCGCGAGGTGTTCCTCCGCCTCCCCTCCCTCCCGAGCCTCGTCCGCGCCGCTCTCGCCTGCCCCGCCTTCCTCCGCGCCGTCCGTTCGTCCCCCGCCTTCCGCCGCCGCTTCCGCGACCTCCACTCGCCCACCATCCTCGGCGCATTTCTCGTCGACGAAGACACCCCCATGTCCACCTTCGCGCCCGTCCGTCTCCGCGACCGGCGCTCCGACCCGGAccacgccgccgccctccgcggcCTCGATGCCTTCCTTACCCGTCTTCCTGATGCCATCGACGTCAAAAAGGACGACGGCGAGGAC TGGACAATGTCTGCGTGCTGCGATGGGTACGTCCTTCTCGTCACGCCGCAATGGAACACCAAGAAGGTGGCCGTCTACGATCCCCTCACAGGGGCCCTGCATCTCTTCCCCGGCCCGCCCGATGAGGTGTTCGGCGGACAATCCGAATACACCGCAGCTGAGTTCCACGTGATCCCCTCCGAAGCCGATGACCGGTCGTTTCGCGTGCTCTGCGTCCCCAAGGAAGATGGGGGAAAGCAGATCGCCATCTTGTCACCCGACACCAGGGAGTGGCAGATTTCCCCAACACCGTGGAGCCTCCAGGATGCAGACAATGTTAAGCTAGCGAGGAACGGGCTCGTTTACTGGGCATCTTCAGACCAAGACAGTATCCCTGTGCTGAACACTGCAACAATGCAATTCTCCCAAACTGGCATGCCGCCAACTGTGCCTTCCTGTGTCTTAGGTGAGACCAAGGATGGGAATCTCTGTTTGGCTCGCGCATATGACGATAACCTTGAGCTGTTGGTTTGGGTCCTAAGAGCCGGCGTCGATAAATGGAGGAACAGGGCATTTCAGATGGTGGATGCGAATGCGATGGATAAGCTCGCTCTGAACATTGTAGACGAGTGTCCTTCGCTGAATGTCGTGGCTATTGTCACTGGCGTCGTGTATTTGACTATTCATCAGAACCAGCCTCCTAACTGGCTCATATCCTTCTGCATTGAAACAAGGGAGCTACAGAAGCTCTGCCGGATCACTACCTCCGAGTTCTGCTATCCCTACATCATGGCGTGGCCTCCCTCTTTGTTACCCAGGAAG